The following is a genomic window from Trachemys scripta elegans isolate TJP31775 chromosome 7, CAS_Tse_1.0, whole genome shotgun sequence.
AAATAATCTTTCTCCAAGCACTAGCACAAATCTCAAAGTTAATGTTTCAGTAGGTGTGCAGAAAGACTTGATAATCTGTATGCTATTAAGTCTTTCTCATGACACCACTACATCTAAGATACACTTTTAGCCCAATTTCATGAGACACCAAGCTTTTTGTGCTTTCAGATTATCAGGccgttttaaatttaaaatttgtttttaatctttccatttatatCTTTTGATATAATTGTATAGCCACTGATATTACTGTGTCCTTAGTATAATCTAGCCACATATCCATTGACtccgggctcaacgggtagtgatcaatggctcgatgtctagttggcagccggtataaAGTGGAGtatcccaggggtcggtcctggggccagttttgttcaacatctttattaatagatgatgggatggattgcaccctcagcaagttcgcacatgacactaaactggggggagagatatgctggagggtagggatagagtccagagtgacctaaacttGGAGgactgagccaaaagaaatctgatgaggttcaacatggacaagtgcagagtcctgcacttaggacggaagaatcccatgcaccgcttcaggctggggaccaactggctaagcagcagttctgcagaaaaggacctggggattacagtgaatgagaagctggatatgagtcaacagtgtgcccttgttgccaagaaggctaacggcatattgggctgcattagtaggagcattgccagcagatcaagggaagcgattattcccctctatttggcactggtgaggccacatctggagtactgtgtccagttttgggccccccactacagaaaggatgtggacaaaattGAGAGAGTTctgtggagggcaatgaaaatgatcagggggctaggcacatgacttacgagaagaGGCTGCGAGAACTGGGCtcgtttagtctgcagaagagaagagtgagaggggatttgatagcatccttcaactacctgaagggggattccaaagaggatggcgctcagcagttctcagtggtggaagatgacagaacagggagcaatggtctcaagttgcagtggggaggtctaggttggatattaggaaacactatttcactaggaaggtggtgaagcactggagagatggtggaatctccatccttaaaggttttaaggcccggcttgacaaagccctggatgggatgatttagttggtgttgatcctgaggtctcttccaaccctaatcttctatgattctatgacttttgAGTTGTTCCAGGCCTGACATCAGGGGTGAATAGTTTTAGGACTATATTAAAGGGAATGAAAGAGAAAACAATTACAGCTCTGGCTCGACTAGGCTCTGGTTGAGCATAAGCCTGACCAATGCTCTCAGCCTACTCCTTAATAATGCTACAGACGGCAGAGCATGCAAGTGGTTGAAGGTGATGTTTGTGACCAGGTGCAAAAACCCCAAGCGACACAATAATGACAAAGGTCTCAAGAtattctgcctccccacccaaccaCAACGCAAATGGCTAGAAAACGGGCCCCCATCTTTTTTATCCTGAGACATGCACTGACAAGCCTGGCTATTGTCCCCACAGCAAACATCCCAAACAATCCCCGTGCTCCTGCGCTGGCACTATATTCCGTGGCTACAATAAGCACTGCGCATAGCCGTGCTTTCCTCCCCCGGGCAGAGGTCATCTGAACGAGAGATCGCGACCTGCGAGGCGGAGGGTCCAGCCGCTGAAAGGGAAGACAGCAGGGGCGGGGGAAAGGTGCTGGCCTGCGCGGTGGGCAGGTCACGGCGTTCAAGGTGAGAGGGAAGCTGCCACCTGTGGGGCGGGAACAGGGGATTTCGCGCCTCACAGCGGAACTGTCTGGTTCCGTTACAAAGGCACAATAGCCCTCACCACCGCTACCCTCCACCCAACAACTACGCATGCGCCACCTCCCTTCCCTCTATTCTGGAATCTAGCGGGCGCTGCCTATGCTCTTAAAGACACATGCATGCTATTGGCAGCCTAGGTCTTATAACGAATACCTTACGCATGCGCGCATACGCCTACTGTTTTGTAACGCATGCGCCCTTGCACCTAATAGCCACTCCGAGTTATTGTCGAGCAGTACAGTACCTTTCCCTTGTGCATGCGCTTTTCTTCAGCCCGACTTAGGTGCGCATGCGCCATTCCTGGTACCTTGGACGTAAGCAGAGCTGGGGTTCCCGTGCGTAGCGTGGCTATCGCGATACTTGTGTGCCCGCGACGCCATCCTACCTGCCTGTTTCTGCCTTCGCTGCGTAGTTTGCCAAGCAAGCAACGCGCCCGTCGGTGAGAAGCGAGGAGGCGGAGGTTTCttcgctccccccaccctccaccataGAGTCTACCGTCGCCGCACATTGCGGAGAGTGTGAGGATCTCCCGGTGAGTACGGGGAGAAGGGCCCGAGCTCGCCGCAGCCCAGCCCGCCCGGTGTACCCggaggaggaggctgcagcaGTTCGGGCCCTGGGGGCGGACAGACATCTCCGCCCCCGAGCAGGGGGGCGGGCGAGCGTGTTGAGGGCGCTGAAGGCCGCGAGAACGCTCGGTGGGGGCGATGCGGCGGCGACTCTTCGCCAGGCCTAGCTCGGGCGCGGCCGCCATTTTGAGTGGTGGCGTTGAACGCGGCAGTGGCTGCGGGAGCCCGACTGCACGGCGGGGTGGCCTTTGAGGGGCTGTGGGTGGAGGCTGCGAGGTTCCTGGGGAGATGGAAGCAGGCGCCTGAGGGATCCCctgggggccaggagctcgggaGGTGGGGGTGGCTGAGTAGCTGCGGTAAATGGCGCCTGGAAGCGGGCGGCGGGAGAGGCGCGCACTTGGCGGTAGTTAGTATTGCGGCCTGGCTGAGCGGCAGCGCGACCACAAAGGTGGGCGGCAACGGAGAGAGACGTCTGGGCCTGGCTGACGAAGAGGCGGGGCCGCGGTGTAACGCGTGCGAGGTCTCGCCATTGTCATCCCCGTACCCAGCCTCGCGGCCTATTGTGAGACCCCCCCCATGGGATTAGTGCGATCCGAGGCGCGAATCGCCTGAGTCTCCCGCTCTGTGGCGGGATCTGTCTCAGAGTGGATTAGTCGTCCCCCTTTCCCGGGTTACTGCAGCTTGCTCCCCAAAGACTTCCTCTGTCGGGATAATATTTTCTGCCTCACAAGGGTATTGTGGGAATTAATCCATTAACAGACACACTGCGCTTGGAAGACAAAATTGATTTATGTAAGTGCTAATATTAGTAGTTACAGTATAATAGTAATAAAAGAATCACTTCTTTTGTTGACACAGTAGCGTATATTTGCTTTTAAACTAAATATCGTGTTTTGATGCTTAATTCATACAAAAGTCTATAATTTATAAACTGATATTCTCGATGTGTTCTGATAGTAACAGTAATAGTCTCGTTTGTCAAATTTGAATCATAATCTTGTTTGTCAAATTTGAATCATACTATAAtattaatgagatttttaaaaaagtgccaTTACTAGGGATCCCAGTTACAACTCAGCTTTCACTTTTATTCTTGTTTTGTGTCTACCCCGACTCTCAAGATAGTCCTTGTTTTCTATATTCCTCTTCaggtttttaatttaaagcattCTGATCATTAGTAAAGTTATTCTCCTGTCTTCAAAAAAGGCCCATACAGCAGACCAAGTTAAAAATGGGACATAATTCTTGATTTAATTTGTCAAGAGTTAAGGGGGATTTTTTTGTATAATCTCAACCCCCATTAAGCAAGGCAAGTGAAGATGTGCATGCATGTGAGAGACCGTCAGACTGTAGAGGGATTGTGTACTAAGTTTTGTCTGCTTTGTGTGTTCAACTAAGTCTCTGGCAGTACAGTACTCTGCCATATTTGATAACCCTTCAGGATGTATCTTACATTCTGGAGTTGTACTATAATATGCAACAGTAATATAGCTTATGATGCATCATATTAGCTTATAACTGAGGTAAAATTAAATGTGTATGGAGTTGGGTTTTGGAGGGGGATTGGGGTAGCAATACATTATGATTCTAAAACACTGACTTTTCCTCCTTGTTTTTTGTAGTGTGTTGATTTAAGTAGCAAGATGGACTGGACTGGGAAACACAATGGTCCAAATGATACATCTAGTGATGGAACAGTACGACTTCGTGGACTGCCATTTGGTTGCAGCAAAGAGGAGATTGTTCAGTTCTTTCAAGGTATCTCTAGTATAGTCAAAGTACAGtgactttgtttttgtttccatcACATCAGTGTTTCGCATAGTTTAACTTTTAATACCCACTTTTTTGGATGGGAGGGGGAATCTTGTTTTAAACTTTAGATTGTTTTTCCAAACTGTGAATTATGCTCGTCTAATTAAAGTACGAATAAGTTTAGATTCAGTAAAGACTAGAATATGTCTAACTTTTAGTCAAGGTAGTAAATGTATCATGCATATTGAAATAACTTACTCTGTTTATTAGATTTTGGAGCACAGTTAAAATATTTGACTAGTAGTTATGATATCTTCAGATAATGTAGGCAGACTTATTCATGTGtagcttaaacaaaaaaaaacactactAGAACAAATATGGCTAAaccattaatttttaatgaaaaatcattgGCTTGTCTTGTTGGGTGATGGGGGAAAACTAagctatttttttgttgtttagaTTTGCATTAAGTATTTGCTACAGATGGGAATGTTTCAGCCTTTAACACTGTTCCCCTTGATGGGGTTATTTGTCCTTGGGTTAAAGGGTTGGAAATCGTGCCAAATGGGATAACATTGACGCTGGACTACCAGGGGAGAAGCACAGGGGAGGCCTTCGTGCAGTTTGCTTCAAAGGAGATAGCAGAAAATGCTCTGGGGAAACACAAGGAAAGAATAGGGCACAGGTGGGGATGGAGAGTTTGGGATGGtgttaaatctttatttttgggggttGTGGGTCAGTaatgcttttttggggggtggggaccaTAATATTTTAACTGGCTATTTTAAAGAATTTATATTTATGATCCTAAGTTTAACTTGGAAAATACAAtagatttggggggtgggggaagatagTAATACTATGTAGTTTGCTAAAATCAGAATTTTGTCTCTTTGTGTAGGGTATTCTGTGATAAATCTATAGTCAGCCATTTTTCAACTGTATTATTTCATATTGGGGGAACAAGTTTCAGagacttttgaatttaatttttacaGTTAGAATTTTCAAGTAGTAAATTTTACCAATGTAAAGTTTTCTTTTGATACACTTAAGAATCTTAAGGCATTAGGTGAAACTTAAGTTGTATGGTATCTCTAGTCACTTTTTTTTATTGGATTTTGCATCTAGTTATAGAATTgacatttaaataattttctacAAAATCTGTTGTAATTTTCAAACAGCTTATGCATGTATTCTTATTTGTGCCTTGAAAATCCTCTCTTACTTAGGTATATTGAAATCTTCAAAAGTAGTAAGAGTGAAATCAGAGGATTCTATGACCCACCAAGAAGAATGATGGGACAGCAACGACCGGGACCATATGATAGACCAATAGGAGGAAGAGGGGGTTATTATGGAGCTGGGCGTGGAAGTATGTATGACAGAATGCGTCGAGGAGGTGGTGGATATGACGGTGGTATGTGTATCTAATGAGCAAAGGTTCTGTTGTCAGTTTCTTCATGTTTCTGACATTTTAGTCAAGAAATACAGAAATGGCAGTAATATCAGTACCTACTAGGTTTGGAGAGTGTTTTTGAAATCTGGATTGCTATCGATGGTGTCATTACCAAATGGGATCATGAAAATGATGACACGTGTTTATAAAGGTAAAGGAATGGTATGAGAACACATCAGGACATTATTCTTTTAATTGATGCAGGGAATTTTTCATTTACACTTGATGCTGAGAAATCCTACTATCATTAGCACATAATGCAAGTTACCAAAAGgttgcaaaaatgttttgttcatatATTGTATTATAATTTTGTAATTATAGTACATTCACACAGTTTTCTTGTTAAATTGTACAGGATATGGTGGTTTTGATGATTATGGTGGATATAATAACTATGGCTATGGAAATGATGGCTATGACGACAGAATGAGAGATGGGAGAGGTAAAATCAAGAATTAAAAATTTTATACATAATGAGCTGTTTTAAAGGGTATTCCCAAAGAACAGATATTGGTCTCCTTTATACGAGAAGGAATCACCAGATTGTcaatttaaagtaaaaatatgtGGCATGTATGAGTGTTGgggttaaaatgtttttgttaccAAGTCCCAGTCAAGAGTGGCAGTTGCATGATGAAAGTAGCAACCAATGGTAGTAATTGAATCTTCCCAGCCTTTCATGaggttttcaaatatattattttacagGTATGGGAGGACATGGCTATAGTGGAGCTGGAGATGCAAGTTCAGGTTTCCATGGTGGTCATTTTGTTCATATGAGAGGATTGCCTTTTCGAGCTACAGAAAATGATATTGCTAACGTAAGTATGATAGGAAAAAGTTTCTCCTACTGTTGTGTTGTAGCTTTTCATGTTGCTGTTTCTCCCAGACATAGCTATTTTTATTCATAGTTCTCCGTGTTTTTGTTCTAAGTCAGCAATTAATCTCATTCAATCTATTGTAGTTTCTCTTGAAGCGGAAACAATTGCTTATATCTGCAGCAACACAACACTAGACTCACAATTTAgggttgggattttcagaagtattggaGACAGGCACCCAACTTTCACTAAAAGTCAATGAGTGATGGGTGCTTAACTcgcttaaatgcttttgaaaatcccatccttatgCATACAGTTGTTCTTTTGACTAGAAGTTTGAGGAAAATTATCAGTTTTATGGCTTAGCCATCTGTCCAGTCCCATTGGTTGAGATTTAGTTGCAGAAAGTGTTCTTAATATGAGAGCTCCTAATTAAAACTTTTCAACATTATTAGAATGTTACTAGCATACTATGAAACAGCAGAAATAATTAAAACTGAACCGTTCTTAAAaattgggggggtggagagggttgTGATGTGTTTCTGACATCAGATTTACAAACCAGCAAGTTACTAAAATTTTCCAGCCATAAATGAAAACTGTTTAGGTTCTATTTCAGCTTAAGTGGTACCACTCTCTGATTACCCTCTGGCTTCTCTCCACACTACTCTTGTTATCCAACAGTAGTTATATCTCAATCTATTTAAGAGAGATGCTTCTAGCCATTCAAAAGGTGGGATATTCAGCCTGTATTTAGGTGAtgtaaagcaatttttttcagttctaGCAGATTTGGAAGCAATTGCAATTTTAAGGCTGGAAGCAGCCCTCATCATCTATAAGATGATCTCTTGTATAACTGCCGTAGAGTAATTCCTGtatcaagcccaataacttgtaatttgaaatacaaaatattttttcaaaagatatgcaagcttgatttaaagactccaagtgactGATAATCACTACATCcattgctaaattgttccaatcccaatttgggggcgggggaggggggcatgcctcaaattcaaaatgaaaacataatttcAGCTTCTGTCATTGGATCTTTTTATAGTAAAGAACTTTGGTGTAGAGCACACGTGTGTAGGACTGGTAGTTTGCTTGATCCTAAAATTATTACTGAACCCATGGACTGGTGGGAGTGCCTGGTCCAAAACACCTTTCATTACTTATTCTGTACTTTGGCTTTCATGTGGCACAGGCAACAACCATGATTTGGCTTACCATATTTCTCAATTTCCCAGATACGCACCTTACCCAGGTATCTTTTGTtatgccccagttctgcaaacacatGCTTAAGCGTTTGCAGGTTAGGAGCTTTAACAGTACACTAACATTTTTACAAGTTATCAGTGTGCTACTTAAAAGGTTTCAATTATGAAAGCATTTACTTAATTGAAACTTTTGTTTTCCCTCAAATGTTCGCCCCTGGATGGAATGCCATAGTCTTATCAGACCAACTCAGACTGACCATGTTGCTCTTTAACTGCTGCTTACGGAGAATATAAACCTAAAGAAGTCACAGTTCTACCAATTCACACATTCAAGTACCCTTTAGCTTATTAAATTTGATTCAACTACTGTTCTACAATATTTAACTTCAAAGAATTGTTATACTAATTATACCAATCATGGGAAATGTCAAGTGCAAAGGACAAGATCCAGGAGTCCAGAATTCTATTTTTGGCTCTATTCacttattttgtttcctttaacaAATCACTTACCTTTCTGTATCTAGTCTACCTGTTTGACAAATGGGATATTACTTAGCCATCTTACAGGTAGAATCTTAAGTTTTGTAAAGGTCCTTGGATAAATCTTACTATGATAAGATGAGGTAGTATTCATAGAGAATATAGTCTTCCCTAGAAGGGGAATTAATTTCTTCATACTCTAGGATTAAGAAACATTGGACTGATTGAGAAAATTAGAACCAAAAATAATTCAATAATTCcaaacatattttcttttaaactgtcACTTACCATAATGAGCTCtttaaaatcataatttaaattTTGTTGCTAAAGCTGTTTAATACAGTGCTTGAACATTATTTTGATATTAGTGAATGAACATTgttaatttgttaattttttagTTTTTCTCACCACTGAATCCTATAAGAGTTCACATTGATATTGGGGCAGATGGAAGAGCAACAGGAGAAGCAGATGTGGAGTTTGTAACACATGAAGATGCAGTGGCTGCCATGTCTAAGGATAAAAATAACATGCGTAAGTATTACCAGTGTGTGAACTTTAACCATTCAGTGACCAGCCCTAATTAGATTCCTAGGTCTTTTGTGCATATACCAGATGAGAGCTGTCAGTGGGATGTTGTAAACACTTAAGATGAAACTGACAGCATGCTCTCAGCTCACTTCTTACTTGCCCTGCCTTCTGCTTTCTCTATGAAATACGTTTTATTGGCAGTAGGAAGGAGAAGCAGTTCTTAAGGTGCTATGAACACGACTAGAGCCTGCTAGCCTGAGGCATAGTGGAAGTAGAGAGTGGAGGCAGGCTCTTGCCTTTAGACACTTCACATCTGCAGATCCTGAAAGTTCCTTTAAATATCTGAGCTTGCACCTAGGCTGCATTGTGGTGTGGCTTGATTTTCCTGTTTATTTCTTTCATGGCTTGATTTCACATTAATAGCTTGTGAAAAATAATATCGAAAGTCTGAAACCTGTTTACTCACAAAGCATGTGCAGCATATGCTGCCCTGCCAGTATATATTAGCTCTGGCATGGGATGACCACATGCAGGGTAAGAGATTTCAATGTCTACTCAGTTAAGTCACTGTCTTTTTGAGACTACGAATAAGGGTGCCAATTGTGACAGTAGTAGTAATGAATATGGACAGTTATCTACTAGGAACTAATCTAACACGGACTTACCTAAAATACTgagtagcttttttttttgtttttaatttcttaaaaGAACATCGATATATTGAACTGTTTCTGAATTCAACTGCTGGAGGAGGCTCGGGAATGGGAGGCTACGGCAGAGATGGAATGGGTATGTATGGCTTCAAATTTTAGTTCATTAGCAAATACAAACTTGATCTTATTATAACATTGCATGTTTTACCTTCCAGATCAAGGAGGTTATGGCTCTGTTGGCAGAATGGGAATGGGTAGCAATTACAGTGGAGGATATGGTACTCCTGATGGCTTGGGTGGATATGGTAAgtagtggttttgtttttaattaagtgaATTAGCTACATGAGTCCTACTGTCACTTTGAAAGTTTTTATGTGGTTTTAAAATGAGAACTTGAAATTTTAGAATTGACGCATTTTTAAaacttgggtttttttattattattattattattattattaatttattttaaaccagaGGTGATGTCTTCATTATAGACCACCTTTCCTCCCACTGGTCAGAATGAATCAAACTTTTCTGGCAACTAGCAATTGTTTTCACACAGAAAGAAATATTGGGAAAAGGAACATTTTTAGCTGATTTTCAGTGCAatttaatagtttaaaaacaaGGGTTCATATCATCTAAGCAGGTCTCAGTGAATCAAATAGAGAACTACTTCTGAAACTGGTAACTGTTCAGAGAATTGAGTACATAATTAAATCAATTATTTTGCAGGTCGTGGCAGTGGAA
Proteins encoded in this region:
- the HNRNPH3 gene encoding heterogeneous nuclear ribonucleoprotein H3 isoform X1, translating into MDWTGKHNGPNDTSSDGTVRLRGLPFGCSKEEIVQFFQGLEIVPNGITLTLDYQGRSTGEAFVQFASKEIAENALGKHKERIGHRYIEIFKSSKSEIRGFYDPPRRMMGQQRPGPYDRPIGGRGGYYGAGRGSMYDRMRRGGGGYDGGYGGFDDYGGYNNYGYGNDGYDDRMRDGRGMGGHGYSGAGDASSGFHGGHFVHMRGLPFRATENDIANFFSPLNPIRVHIDIGADGRATGEADVEFVTHEDAVAAMSKDKNNMQHRYIELFLNSTAGGGSGMGGYGRDGMDQGGYGSVGRMGMGSNYSGGYGTPDGLGGYGRGSGNSGGYYGQGSMGGGGWRGMY
- the HNRNPH3 gene encoding heterogeneous nuclear ribonucleoprotein H3 isoform X2, yielding MDWTGKHNGPNDTSSDGTVRLRGLPFGCSKEEIVQFFQGLEIVPNGITLTLDYQGRSTGEAFVQFASKEIAENALGKHKERIGHRYIEIFKSSKSEIRGFYDPPRRMMGQQRPGPYDRPIGGRGGYYGAGRGRYGGFDDYGGYNNYGYGNDGYDDRMRDGRGMGGHGYSGAGDASSGFHGGHFVHMRGLPFRATENDIANFFSPLNPIRVHIDIGADGRATGEADVEFVTHEDAVAAMSKDKNNMQHRYIELFLNSTAGGGSGMGGYGRDGMDQGGYGSVGRMGMGSNYSGGYGTPDGLGGYGRGSGNSGGYYGQGSMGGGGWRGMY
- the HNRNPH3 gene encoding heterogeneous nuclear ribonucleoprotein H3 isoform X3, yielding MMGQQRPGPYDRPIGGRGGYYGAGRGSMYDRMRRGGGGYDGGYGGFDDYGGYNNYGYGNDGYDDRMRDGRGMGGHGYSGAGDASSGFHGGHFVHMRGLPFRATENDIANFFSPLNPIRVHIDIGADGRATGEADVEFVTHEDAVAAMSKDKNNMQHRYIELFLNSTAGGGSGMGGYGRDGMDQGGYGSVGRMGMGSNYSGGYGTPDGLGGYGRGSGNSGGYYGQGSMGGGGWRGMY